A DNA window from Acetilactobacillus jinshanensis contains the following coding sequences:
- a CDS encoding DUF1516 family protein: MLLWLHILFVILLLTFLYIDLRKRGGSKFATIMIRILYILFILDGAILLPTAMGRHPRLSFVKVGASLCMIGFLEFLIARRAKNTLTKPIVIICIILLLILIGLGLLTAGFRPWIHL; this comes from the coding sequence ATGCTGCTATGGCTACACATTCTATTTGTAATTTTACTGTTGACGTTTTTATACATTGATCTACGCAAACGTGGCGGTTCAAAATTTGCCACGATTATGATTCGGATTCTGTACATTCTATTTATCTTAGATGGCGCCATCCTGTTACCAACGGCAATGGGTCGACACCCAAGATTATCCTTCGTTAAAGTTGGTGCATCCCTCTGCATGATTGGCTTTCTAGAATTCCTGATCGCCAGACGAGCTAAAAATACACTTACGAAACCGATCGTCATTATCTGTATAATCCTACTGCTAATCTTAATCGGTTTAGGCTTACTTACCGCTGGTTTTCGTCCATGGATCCATCTATAA
- a CDS encoding helix-turn-helix domain-containing protein, with protein MSNLFGDALQKIRIKKNLSLSDVCDKSGLSFVHLLRLEQGKKIHITTSTIDRLALGLDVPISKLVQLYGKSLQQSEHTKAKGLDLNQALQDGTPLNWHGIQLDDDARHQLQLWFEDRYED; from the coding sequence ATGAGTAACCTCTTTGGTGACGCATTACAAAAGATTAGAATTAAAAAGAACCTATCATTAAGCGATGTTTGTGATAAATCTGGACTGAGCTTCGTTCATCTCTTGCGGCTTGAACAGGGCAAAAAGATTCATATCACAACGTCGACAATTGATCGGCTTGCCCTGGGATTAGACGTTCCCATTAGCAAGCTCGTTCAACTCTACGGAAAAAGCCTCCAACAATCTGAGCATACTAAAGCCAAAGGCTTGGATCTTAACCAGGCTCTTCAAGATGGGACTCCACTTAACTGGCACGGAATCCAACTTGATGACGATGCTCGTCACCAACTTCAGCTTTGGTTTGAAGATCGTTATGAAGATTAA
- a CDS encoding ABC transporter substrate-binding protein — MINHKKWLTLGIATLSLMGLTACSNQAKVGKHVHFSETYNASKPATKAGNDSTLHVAEINDAPFAGMTLPTLQNNQEDADVYSPGGEGALFNQNKNHKIINNGLGSLKLNKKKNTALVTLRKNAKWSNGQKVTAKDIEFPYEILANPKSKSQLYSPDMSDIKGMNAYHNGKAKTISGITFPDGQKGNKALFHFNQITPAIEYASNDFMWNGVEPYEHLKGIPISKLPSSPQVRKHPVFIGPYKLKKQIDGESTDWVPDKYYYGKKPHIKNIDIQVVSSSNTVAALKSKKYDFTFGNSASDYAHIKPLKDYSEVGRPNFSIANFGFMVGKGNKSGHSTMTHSKMGNVNLRKAMLYALNLNLVAKKFGNGLSYRANSLVPPAFNKYHSSYNSTPGVPYNMAKAKKLLKDAGYTKKHGSKYVTKPNGKKLVIHYGAMQGNDITKATDDYFMQQWHKLGLDVKYANGKPMEMNSFYSTLQKPVQHVMDVYIASSTLGTQPNEAEPTQADMYAPDDPGNSSHLNTKENTKLYKEMNDKKSFNLKHRIKIFHKWQKYMNKIAVYAPEFYGIDWTAVNHRVTGFDYKAGNNDFWGNLGLNSTHLK; from the coding sequence ATGATCAATCATAAGAAATGGTTAACGTTAGGAATCGCGACGTTATCCTTAATGGGCTTAACCGCTTGTTCAAACCAGGCCAAAGTTGGCAAGCACGTTCACTTTTCGGAAACTTATAACGCCAGTAAACCGGCTACTAAAGCGGGTAATGATAGCACGTTACACGTTGCTGAAATTAACGATGCTCCCTTTGCTGGGATGACGTTACCAACTTTACAAAATAACCAAGAAGATGCTGATGTCTACTCACCAGGTGGTGAAGGTGCTTTATTTAACCAGAATAAGAACCATAAAATTATTAACAATGGCTTAGGTAGTTTAAAGCTGAATAAGAAAAAGAATACTGCATTAGTAACGCTTCGTAAAAACGCTAAATGGTCCAATGGTCAGAAGGTTACCGCTAAGGATATTGAATTTCCTTACGAAATCTTGGCTAACCCCAAGAGTAAATCACAGCTATATAGCCCCGATATGTCAGACATTAAAGGGATGAACGCTTATCATAACGGTAAAGCTAAGACGATTTCCGGGATTACGTTCCCCGATGGCCAAAAAGGTAATAAAGCTTTATTCCACTTTAATCAGATAACTCCAGCGATTGAATATGCTAGTAATGACTTCATGTGGAACGGGGTTGAACCTTACGAACATCTAAAGGGGATTCCGATTTCTAAATTACCATCCAGTCCGCAGGTTAGAAAGCATCCAGTCTTTATCGGTCCTTATAAGTTAAAGAAACAAATCGATGGTGAATCAACCGACTGGGTCCCTGATAAGTACTATTACGGTAAGAAGCCGCACATTAAGAACATCGATATTCAGGTTGTATCATCCAGTAACACCGTTGCCGCTTTAAAATCCAAGAAGTATGACTTTACGTTCGGCAACTCTGCTTCTGATTATGCCCACATTAAACCGTTAAAAGACTATAGCGAAGTTGGCAGACCGAATTTTAGCATTGCTAACTTTGGCTTCATGGTTGGTAAAGGTAACAAATCTGGTCACAGTACGATGACTCACTCCAAGATGGGTAACGTTAACTTAAGAAAAGCAATGTTATACGCTTTGAATTTAAATCTAGTTGCCAAGAAATTCGGTAATGGCTTATCCTACAGAGCTAATTCATTAGTACCGCCGGCCTTTAACAAGTACCACAGTTCTTACAATTCTACACCTGGCGTCCCATACAATATGGCTAAGGCCAAGAAGTTACTAAAGGACGCTGGTTACACCAAGAAGCATGGCAGTAAGTACGTTACTAAACCAAACGGTAAGAAGTTAGTTATTCACTACGGTGCTATGCAGGGTAACGACATTACCAAAGCTACTGATGATTACTTCATGCAGCAGTGGCACAAGTTAGGCTTAGACGTTAAATATGCTAACGGCAAGCCAATGGAAATGAACAGCTTCTACTCAACCTTACAGAAGCCCGTTCAGCACGTGATGGATGTTTACATCGCTTCATCAACATTAGGTACTCAGCCAAACGAAGCTGAACCTACTCAAGCTGATATGTACGCTCCAGATGATCCTGGTAACTCATCTCATTTGAACACTAAGGAAAACACCAAGTTATACAAGGAAATGAATGACAAGAAGTCATTTAACCTTAAACACAGAATCAAGATTTTCCACAAGTGGCAGAAATACATGAACAAGATAGCTGTTTACGCTCCTGAATTCTATGGAATTGACTGGACTGCGGTTAACCATAGAGTTACTGGCTTTGATTATAAGGCTGGCAATAATGATTTCTGGGGTAACTTAGGCTTGAATTCTACTCATCTAAAATAA
- a CDS encoding zinc ribbon domain-containing protein, whose amino-acid sequence MTYKYCQNCGKEIPSNAKFCPYCDKAQMIKSAKKISAKDQPRIQVNGDQIMITRHRRISPFNMKVITLITVMMDVIVMVLFSSSWETIASNVRNIGSLPVVIYIIFTLWTSWIEYYFGEKMSKRYNDLMLWFIGIMALVAFAFLVAGTMI is encoded by the coding sequence ATGACTTACAAATATTGTCAAAATTGTGGTAAGGAAATCCCATCAAACGCTAAGTTCTGTCCCTATTGTGATAAAGCTCAGATGATTAAATCAGCTAAAAAAATATCAGCTAAAGACCAGCCAAGAATTCAGGTCAACGGTGATCAAATTATGATCACCCGGCACCGTCGGATCTCACCGTTCAACATGAAGGTAATCACCTTGATTACCGTCATGATGGATGTGATCGTTATGGTTCTCTTTAGCAGTAGCTGGGAAACAATTGCTAGTAACGTCAGGAACATCGGTTCACTACCGGTTGTAATCTACATTATCTTTACACTTTGGACATCGTGGATCGAGTACTACTTCGGTGAAAAGATGTCGAAGCGCTACAATGATCTGATGCTCTGGTTCATTGGCATTATGGCGTTAGTTGCCTTTGCGTTCCTGGTTGCTGGAACTATGATCTAA
- a CDS encoding sugar porter family MFS transporter, giving the protein MLAQNAHHLKLSQLFIYLIGSLGGLLFGFDTGIISGASPLIESDFHLPVGKTSLVTSSVLIGSAVGAVCIGSLSNRYGRKKLLQFSAILFLIGSGCSMFAVGFVSLVSARLLLGFAVGAASALTPAYLVELADTKHRGSLVTLFQLMIAFGFLLAYCANIGLLNVDWLGLHSWRWMLGSALIPSLLLLLGSLILPESPRYLVKEGHPELARHVLRTLRANTGEDPDAELRMMIKFNHRKKGNRRTLFKIGLPALLVAVGLMFFQQFIGINAVLYFLPQIFIKAFKFSTSSSIWISVGVGVVNLISTVIAYRIIDDYNRNSLLIMGSIVVAVTLTLLAGMNYLFSISAIVVPTLILIVIYIVGYDLSWGPLAWVMINEIMPFRMRGVGASIASATNWICDFIVSQSLLTLIALSGNNICGPFAIYAIMAFLSIYFVIKWVPETRGRSLEQIETGLIHNFHQKKSTVKSTSK; this is encoded by the coding sequence TTGTTAGCGCAAAATGCTCATCATTTAAAGTTAAGTCAATTATTTATATATCTGATTGGATCATTAGGTGGCTTATTGTTCGGTTTTGATACTGGAATTATTTCCGGAGCCTCACCATTGATTGAATCGGATTTTCATTTACCAGTCGGTAAAACCAGTCTGGTAACATCGTCCGTGCTGATTGGTTCGGCAGTCGGTGCCGTATGCATTGGTTCGCTGTCTAACCGGTACGGTCGTAAGAAATTGTTGCAATTTTCCGCGATCCTGTTCCTGATCGGTTCGGGATGTTCAATGTTTGCCGTGGGCTTTGTATCTTTAGTATCAGCCCGTTTACTGTTAGGTTTTGCCGTTGGCGCCGCTTCAGCATTGACTCCGGCTTACCTAGTTGAACTAGCTGATACTAAGCATCGTGGCTCACTGGTTACGTTGTTTCAGTTGATGATTGCGTTTGGCTTCCTGTTAGCTTATTGTGCCAACATTGGGTTACTGAATGTTGACTGGCTTGGTCTTCATAGCTGGCGTTGGATGTTAGGTTCCGCTTTGATCCCATCACTGTTGCTATTATTAGGCTCACTAATCCTACCTGAATCACCACGTTACCTAGTCAAAGAAGGACATCCCGAATTAGCCCGTCATGTCTTACGGACCTTGCGAGCCAACACTGGTGAAGATCCCGATGCGGAACTGCGCATGATGATTAAATTTAATCACCGTAAGAAGGGCAACCGCCGGACTTTATTTAAGATTGGGTTACCAGCTTTATTAGTTGCCGTCGGCTTAATGTTCTTCCAGCAGTTCATCGGTATTAACGCGGTTTTGTATTTCTTACCCCAGATTTTCATCAAGGCCTTTAAATTCTCGACTTCGAGTTCAATCTGGATCTCAGTTGGTGTTGGGGTCGTTAACCTGATTTCAACGGTCATCGCTTACCGAATTATCGATGACTATAACCGGAATTCACTCCTGATCATGGGCTCGATCGTGGTTGCTGTGACCTTAACGCTGTTAGCTGGGATGAATTACCTATTCAGCATTTCAGCCATCGTCGTGCCAACGTTGATCCTGATCGTGATTTACATTGTCGGCTACGACCTGTCATGGGGTCCGTTAGCCTGGGTCATGATCAACGAAATCATGCCGTTTCGAATGCGTGGTGTCGGTGCCTCGATTGCTTCAGCCACTAACTGGATCTGTGACTTCATCGTATCGCAGAGTTTACTGACTTTAATTGCTTTATCCGGCAACAATATCTGCGGTCCGTTCGCAATCTATGCCATTATGGCATTCTTATCCATCTACTTCGTCATTAAGTGGGTTCCGGAAACCCGTGGCCGTTCATTAGAACAGATTGAAACCGGTCTGATTCATAACTTTCATCAGAAGAAATCCACGGTAAAATCGACATCGAAGTAG